Within the Candidatus Paceibacterota bacterium genome, the region ATTATCAACGAACAGGACATAAGTCAGATGGATGCCAATGAATTCGCAAGATTCCACTGTACTTCGATCGGAATGGTATTCCAGGCGTATAACCTTCTATCAAGCTTGAGCGTGATCGACAATATACTTCTTCCGCAAATATTCCTAGGTAACGCCAACAGAAAAGAAAGAAGAGAGAAAGCGGTCAAGCTTTTGGAAAAATTCGGCATAACGTCGCAAGCCAACAGGATACCAACCGAACTATCCGGAGGCCAGCAACAGAGGATTGGAATAGCAAGAGCCCTTATCAATGATCAGCCGATATTGCTTGCCGATGAACCAATCGGAAACCTTGACTCCAAGTCTGCGCAAAACGTTCTGAAGATCTTTGACGACCTGAACAAGATCGACAAAAAGACTTTTATAATGGTCACCCACAATCCCGAAAATCTGGAATATGCCGACAGAGTTTTTTATATGAAAGACGGACGCATCGAGCATGAGGTTGTGAACAAGAAAAAAAATAAAAAGAATACAGAGAAAGGCGGCGCGAAGGAAAGGGAATTCGAACTTTTGATGAGATCGTTTCCCGGACTTTCGGAAGCTCAGCTTCATATGCTTATGATCCCGTTCAAAGCGAAAATACTTTCCGAATATCTGCTGACAAAAACCAACGTAGATCAGAATCAGAGGCTCGAAGAATTTATCAGAAACAGAATAATTGGAAAATTCAAAAGAGAAGAATTGAGATTAATGCTCGACAGATCGATCGAAGACGGAGGCGTGGGGCTTGACGAAAGAACGGCTACGGATTTTTCACACGGAGTTGAAAAAGTGCTGGACAACGCAGAGATCATTCAAAGCGATCTCAGCGGCATTTCATCCAAGCTCGGATATAAAGACTCCAGACTTAAAGCAAAACTTTTTGTCCGATATTTCAAAAGAGCATTTCTCGACAACACCACGCGGGAACAGATCAATCGGCTCGAAGATCTTTTGGAAAAACGATTGCTGAATGAAATAGGACATGAATTATTCGCCGAAAAGCTTGACTTGCCGTTCAAGGAGGGCGGAGTGGGACTGGACAAGAGAGTAGTCAGGAAGCTCATCAAGGAGTTTGAGATAACATTGCTTGTGAAATTCGGCATAAAAAAAGAATAACCTTTAATGTGATATAAAAGTGCTAACAAGAGATATCCTACAACTTGCAACGAGGGTATTCAAGACGAACAAGCTTAGAACTCTTCTTACGATCTTGGGTATCGGCGTGGGAATCGGAACAATATTGTTCTTGGTGTCTCTCGGATTCGGCTTGCAAAAACTGATATTGGAGCAGATTACAACATCCGATGCGCTTTCGACGCTGGACATATTCTCCGAAAACGCCGAACTCGTCGACCTCAACCAGGAAACTTTTCAAAAAATAGAGGCGACTGCGGATGTGGTCGAAGTCAGCCCGATGCTGAACATCCCTGCGCAGATCGAGATCAACAGCTTGAGTAGCGGAATAACAGTTAATGCGATCAAGGCGTCATATTTGAAGCTTTCCGGAATAGAAATGAAGGCTGGAAGATCATTCACCGATGGAGAAACGAACAAGATCATAATATCGTCCGCGATCCTGAAGTCTTTCAACATCGAAAACGACAGCGATGCAATTTCTTCAATTGCAGCGCTGAAATTATATCTTCCAAGGAAAACCGACGAATTATCGCCAGCCGCATCCGAAGATGTCGAGGAGGTAAATCTTCCAAATGATTTTGAGGTTGTCGGAATCGTAGATGATGATTTCTCGGCGTTCGCATATGTACAGCTATCAGACATCGACTATCTGAATCTTCCAAGTTTTTCCAGGGCAAAAGTTAAAATTTCCAATCAAAATAAAGTTGAGGGGGTGCGCGAAAAATTGATAAATATGGGATTCAGCGTTTCATCGCTCTCTGATACGATCGATGAGGCCAATAAGATATTCCAGGCAGTCCAAATCGTTCTGTCCCTGTTCGGAGCCGTCGCACTTATAGTATCTGCAATCGGAATGTTCAACACTATGACCATTGCGCTTCTGGAAAGAACGCAGGAAATCGGCGTTATGAAATCGCTTGGAGCCTCCAGGAGCGATATTTGGAAGCTGTTCCTCGTCGAGTCCGTGCTTATCGGATTCCTCGGAGGCGTCAGCGGCATAATGCTGGGGGTGGGAGCGGCAGCGGTCTCCAATTTCGCAATCAACAGGCTTGCATCGTCTTTGGGCGGAGAGTCCGTAAATTTGTTCTTTACTCCGATCGAATTCGTTATAACCATCCTAAGTTTTTCGACAATAGTCGGATTCATGACCGGACTCTATCCCGCAAGACGCGCCTCAAGGCTCAATCCACTGGACGCATTACGATATAAATAAATTATCGTTATAAAACAAAAACAAATGAAAAATTCACCAAAAGTAGCGTTAATCGAAGATGACATCGATCTCTTGGAAATGTTCAAGTTGAAATTAAAGCTGGAAGGCTTTAACACCGTAACGGCAGAGGACGGCGTTGCGGCCATCAAACTCATCCAAGATGAGATACCGGATGTTATCCTGCTCGACATGCTGCTTCCACTGAAAGACGGATTTGAGGTCCTAAGAACAATCAAGGGATCCGGCGACCGAAAGATCAGATCGATACCCATCATCGTAATAACAAACTTATCAAGCGACGAAGATATCTATGAGGCAAAAAAACTGGGAGCGTCGGAATATCTAGTAAAAGTGGACATAACTCCCGCTGACGTCATATCGAAAATAACAGATATGCTATACAAAAAAAGTAATAAAAAACGATAGTACATAAATTATCTGAACATTTAATTTATTATAATAAAACAAAAATATGAAAAAATTTAAAAAAGAAGCGTATATCGAGCAATACGAAAAAAACTTGGCGATCTTCGGGCTGTTCGTCTTCATCGTATTTGGTGTGATCTTCATGACCTTTCTCTTGCCAAGCATATACAATATCAAGAACAACCCGAATACAGCGCCTGATAACAACGCATCCGTATCGACATATAATACGAAGCAGAACCTGAACAGCTATAAGTCCGGTTTAGCATCCGCTAAAAACACAAACTACTCTGAGGCTTTGAGCTTCTTCGAAAGCGCCGTTGAAAAAGAGCCGAATAACATAGAATATCTCACGGAGCTTGCGATGACGCATTATCGCTTAAAAAATTATGATAAGTCAACGGAGATCTACAACAGAATAATAAGCCTTGAAAAAAATAATGTTTTTGCGTATAATAGTATTGGGAACAATTATTGGATCAAAAAGGATTTCACAAACGCGGAAACATCTTTCAGAAAAGCAATACAGATAGATCCATATTCGATCCCAAGTTACAGCAATCTTGCGTTAATGCTGGACGAGCTTGGAAGAAAACAGGAAGCGATAAATGTCTTGAGCCAGGGGCTGGCGGCCAATGAGAACAACTCAGAACTGAAAATATTACTCAGGATCCTGCAATAACGAATGCAGGCGATTCGCGTGATTAGCGGATAGTCAGAAATACAGCATTCGTTTCACATGAACGGCCGGCTTGGTCTATAATATTCAATGTTTAAAATTCAAACCAAGAAATAATCACTTTTTTCCGTAATTATCAATACAAAAATGACAATTCAAAAAAAACAAATAAAGGCGGATATGCTTTTCGAGATGTCGTGGGAAGTATGCAATAAAGTTGGAGGCATCTTTACGGTTTTGAGCTCCAAGGCGAGGCACATGAAAGAATACTATGATGATAATTACTTCTTGGTCGGTCCATATATCGCAGAATCTACAAGATCATCCTTCAAGGAAGAGTCTGTACCCGAAATATACAAAGACAGC harbors:
- a CDS encoding ABC transporter ATP-binding protein; this encodes MPHIKIENACVIYNEGSDNQVNALMDVNFEIKPQEYVIIFGPSGCGKSTLLNLIAGLEKPTRGKVIINEQDISQMDANEFARFHCTSIGMVFQAYNLLSSLSVIDNILLPQIFLGNANRKERREKAVKLLEKFGITSQANRIPTELSGGQQQRIGIARALINDQPILLADEPIGNLDSKSAQNVLKIFDDLNKIDKKTFIMVTHNPENLEYADRVFYMKDGRIEHEVVNKKKNKKNTEKGGAKEREFELLMRSFPGLSEAQLHMLMIPFKAKILSEYLLTKTNVDQNQRLEEFIRNRIIGKFKREELRLMLDRSIEDGGVGLDERTATDFSHGVEKVLDNAEIIQSDLSGISSKLGYKDSRLKAKLFVRYFKRAFLDNTTREQINRLEDLLEKRLLNEIGHELFAEKLDLPFKEGGVGLDKRVVRKLIKEFEITLLVKFGIKKE
- a CDS encoding FtsX-like permease family protein — its product is MLTRDILQLATRVFKTNKLRTLLTILGIGVGIGTILFLVSLGFGLQKLILEQITTSDALSTLDIFSENAELVDLNQETFQKIEATADVVEVSPMLNIPAQIEINSLSSGITVNAIKASYLKLSGIEMKAGRSFTDGETNKIIISSAILKSFNIENDSDAISSIAALKLYLPRKTDELSPAASEDVEEVNLPNDFEVVGIVDDDFSAFAYVQLSDIDYLNLPSFSRAKVKISNQNKVEGVREKLINMGFSVSSLSDTIDEANKIFQAVQIVLSLFGAVALIVSAIGMFNTMTIALLERTQEIGVMKSLGASRSDIWKLFLVESVLIGFLGGVSGIMLGVGAAAVSNFAINRLASSLGGESVNLFFTPIEFVITILSFSTIVGFMTGLYPARRASRLNPLDALRYK
- a CDS encoding response regulator, coding for MKNSPKVALIEDDIDLLEMFKLKLKLEGFNTVTAEDGVAAIKLIQDEIPDVILLDMLLPLKDGFEVLRTIKGSGDRKIRSIPIIVITNLSSDEDIYEAKKLGASEYLVKVDITPADVISKITDMLYKKSNKKR
- a CDS encoding tetratricopeptide repeat protein, yielding MKKFKKEAYIEQYEKNLAIFGLFVFIVFGVIFMTFLLPSIYNIKNNPNTAPDNNASVSTYNTKQNLNSYKSGLASAKNTNYSEALSFFESAVEKEPNNIEYLTELAMTHYRLKNYDKSTEIYNRIISLEKNNVFAYNSIGNNYWIKKDFTNAETSFRKAIQIDPYSIPSYSNLALMLDELGRKQEAINVLSQGLAANENNSELKILLRILQ